The region GTAGTAATAGTACTCCAAGTACAACTTAAAGTTAGATAGTGTAGGTGACAATATATGGGATATAGAGTAATAAATGGAAAGCTGCTAGAATTTCAAAGTATTTCTGATTATTCTATCCATAACAATACTGTAAAAACTAATAGGAGCAATGATTCACTTGATTTTGAAAATATTCTAGATACAAGTATTAAAGAGAAGAATCAATTCACTCTTTCAAATCATGCAGCGGAAAGACTTAAATTAAGGAATATTGATTTTAATGAAACTGACATGAAGAAAATAAATGATGGTATAAATAAAGCAAACGAAAAGGGATCAAAGGATTGTTTGATTCTTTATAAAGATGTAGCGTTGGTTACAAGTATTAAAAATAGGACTATAGTAACTGCTGTAGATAAAAATAGCAGTAAAGGGAATGTATTTACTAATATAGACAGTGTGGTTTTATTATAGCTGGACCTTATAAGGAAGCTTGTT is a window of Clostridium pasteurianum DNA encoding:
- a CDS encoding TIGR02530 family flagellar biosynthesis protein, giving the protein MGYRVINGKLLEFQSISDYSIHNNTVKTNRSNDSLDFENILDTSIKEKNQFTLSNHAAERLKLRNIDFNETDMKKINDGINKANEKGSKDCLILYKDVALVTSIKNRTIVTAVDKNSSKGNVFTNIDSVVLL